The segment AACGCAGCGAATTCATCATACCGTTTTCTGCCATAGAGCGAGCGCCCCAGGTGCCAGTCTGATGTATGAAGGATCTTCATGGCTCCCCCGCTGATCGCTTGTTGTTTTTACTTTGGCAGCTTCTTTTGCCGAGCTGACGATGTAGCTTCATAGAGTGCATACGCTCCTGAGTGGTAGTTTGGGCGTTTTCCCGGTTAAGTACCTAATAATATACAAGGTGCCCGGTGTTTAATATTCTGTTTAAGGCGTTTTAGTTTATGCTTTCGATGATTAAAATGGAGCTGTTTTTTGCAGGGGGAAGATCGGCTCTCAAGTCGTGGAACGGTCTTTGTGGCAAAAGGCCCCGGGGAACTGAGGTAGTGCATTTAGCGTTTCCTGGGCGGAGATTCAACAGATCCGCCCCTCGGCTACGCTCGGGGAACTGAGTTAGTGCGCTGCACGGCAAGCAGATTCAGCTAGCTTCCTTAGAACTGAAAACACACCCTCCCCCTCTACCCACCTTCCTTCAGGGTAAAAAAGAATGTTGCACCTTTGCCACTCTCACTCTCTGCCCAAACACTCCCCCCATGACGCATTATGACTCTCTCCACAATCGCCAGCCCCACACCTGTACCTTTAAAGTCCGAATCCGCGTGCAGTCGCTGAAAGGGAGCAAAGAGCTTCTGAGCGTGCTTCATATCAAAGCCCGCACCGTTATCCCTGATAAAGAAAACCCGTTGTTCGTTTTCTTTAACAAATGAGCCAAATTCCACGCGGGGACGCTCGGTTTTAGCAGTGTATTTCCATGCATTTGACAACAGGTTCGTTAAAGCGACGCTCATTAACTGCCGATCCGCGCGCACCCGAAGCCCCTCTTCTATGCTGACCGTAACCACCCTGTCGGGGTGTTCAGCTTTTAACTGCCCGATCGCCGAACGAACCATTTCGCTAAGATCGAGTTCTGAGATATCCATCTGCTTACGCGATATCTTTGAAAGCGCCAGCATGTCATCGATAATGGTATTCATCCGCTGCGCACCAGAGTGGATCATTCGAAAATAATCCTGGCACTCTTCACTCAGCTCCTGAGAACAATCTTCAATGATAATATCAGCGATGCCTCGTATGGATCTGAGCGGATTACGCAGATCATGGGCAACCGAGTAGGAAAATGCTTCCAGCTCCTTATTAGCGGATAAAAGAGAAGCCTCTGCCTCCCTGCGTCGTTTCAGTTCTTCTGCGATACGGTACTGAGATTCACGGGAGCGAAGAGCCGAATGAACCGCCGATAAGAGTGTGCGCTTGAGTACCGGGCGCTCCAAAATAGTAGTGTTAAGTCCTCTGACACCGGTGTTGATAATCGCCCACGTTTTATCTGATGTAAGCCCTATACTTGCCATAACAATAACCGGCAAATCGGACCATTCAGGTTGCTGATCAATAGCTTCAGAAAGCCGCGCGATATCCGCCATTGAAAATACCTCTTCCGCGATGAGCGCAGCACCCGCACCTGTACTGATTCTATCACACAACTCTTCAAATGAATGGCAGACGCGACACTCCAGACCATCCTTAACAAGTACATTTTTTAGAACTGAAGCATCTTCCCCTGCAGGAGCTAAAATGAGAACAGTGTGTTTGGTAGGGAGACAATCAGCCATATTAGTTGTTTTCCTTTGGTGGCAAATCGGAGCCGGTATATTTTGGTGATCCGGTTCCGATACCCTCAAACTCCTCTAACACCGGACCAATATGCACCCCCTGTGAATCCATATACAGCTCCCTGATTGATCGCTGGTGATTACCCGTACGCTTTTTCACCACCGATAAAGCCTTATGCACTTCACCCCTGTGTTCAAAATAGCCAAGATTAATCACCGTATCTGCCACATAGGAAACATTAAAGGTATGTTCCGCTGCACTTAACCCAAAACCGACATGATGAGCCATGGTTAAAAAGGTAACTACACCCTGGACACTGAGAAAACTGGCCAATTCATGAATATGTACCGAAAGAAAGTGCTCATCAGGGAGTGCATACGCATACCCGTTTAGGCTATCGATAATAATTTGTGAGATATCCTCATTGAGCACAGAACGAACAATAATATCAGTGAATTCACCTGCCGACAGTTCCGCAGGATCAACCTGATTAAAGACAATACGGCCATCGTTCATGTAAACATCTATGTCTATCCCAAGACTTCTGGTTCTCTTAACAAAGGTGGATATGCGTTCGTCAAAGCAAAATACCAAAGTGCGCTCATCGCGTAGTGCCGCAGCTGAAGCGAACTGGGACGCAAGCGCTGACTTGCCGGTACCGGCGGCACCCTGAAGAAGGACGCATGTACTGCGGTCTATTCCACCACCCAGGTTGAAATCAAGCTCAGCAATACCACTTGAAACTAATTCGGGTGGAAATTTCCTGCGATAATCAGATGAGATCAGACGGGGAAAAACCCTTACACCTCCCTTTACAATTTTATAATCGTGGAAACCAGAGATGAAAGGGTGACCACGGAGTTTTTCCACACGAATACGACGCCGGTCTGGTCCATAAAGAGGTTCGCTCCGGCTCATCTCGATTACACCGTGCACAATGGTCTTCAAAATGGTGTTTTCTTCCCCTACCGTATCGGTCAACAGAGCGGTACAGGAACGGGGCTCCAGAAATCGCTTCAGCGTCATTAGTTGTCGCTGGTACCAGCTGTTTTCTCTTGCAAGCAATCGTATTTCACTCAGAGAGTCTATCACCACTCTTTGAGGACTATACTCTCTAATTAAATTAATCAGCTTTTCGACGATCTGGGGCAGCTCAATCTCAACAGGGTAGAGCATCGTTTGACCAGGGCCCGGCTTATCGCCAAAATGAGTGGAGATGTGTTCAATCTTAAGCCCCTTAAGTGACCACCCATGAGAGGTGGCTATTCGCTTAATCTCAAGTTCTGTCTCCGATGTGCAAAGATAAAGACATCGCTCCTTATCTGCAACACCCTTTAGCAAAAACTGAAGCGATAGCGTCGTTTTCCCGCTACCGCTTGTACCATATATGCCATACATCTGATCCCGGGGTAAACCGCCCTGAAGAATTTTATCCAGGCCGGAAATACCGGATTTCATATATTCAGTCATTTCTGCCACTATTACCCACTCTCCTTTACCATCAAATTTTTAAGCAAACAGGTATAAATCTAACGCTGTTTATCCTGTGGCCTGTTTTGCTGCTGTTTTTTGTTCTGAGTCTGAGACGCTCCTCTGATACGCTACGTCCTTAAGCCAAGTTCCATCAACTGTTTCATATACGCTTCTTGAAAGCCCCAACCTTCAACATCACCGTTTTTTATATAATTAATTGATTTTCTGATCGGAGCACCCTTTTGCCCTTAAGCGCCAATACTGTACTCTATTCCAAAGCCCTTGCGTGGTGATAAGCTTTCGATTTGAAGCGCGGCCTACTCCCCGTGATCGCAAATATTATTCCCCTGTCTTCCCTCTAGTGTATATCCCTATTGAAACCAGCAATCAGAGCTGCCAGAAAGTAGGCCGCTACAATCGGTACCGACATTTAATGAGTAGTTTTGCCGCAAAATCTCTGACCTCAGGTACCAATAGTTGCTCAGCGTCTTTTTCCAAACCGATTCCGGACAGTATCAGACTTCTCACGGTTTCAAACTGAATCCCTCTGTTAGGATCATTAAGATTCTTGTACAAAAACTCTTTTGCACCCAAGTCGTGTAGACCACTCAGAGATCGTATTACCTTGTATTTAACCATTTCTGTCTGATGAATACTGTACAAGCCAATAATTTTACGAGAGTCCATTTTGACCCTGTGAGAATACACCATATGACCAATAACATCAATCAGTTGCTCTAAAGCCAAAAGCGATTGCAATTGGTATGCAAAATCAATAAACCGACCGAGATACTGTTTATCAAAACGGCACAGTGTACGTGCGGCTAAATCTCGTGGCAATGGGTAGGATGTTTTTAGAAAGCCTTTTTGGGGAATCTCTTTTTGCTGATTATTACCAATTGTAGAGAGCATTTCAAGCAGATATGGATAGGCACTATCCTGTAGCGTAACTAAAGACTCACAAACAGCTATCCGTGTATATAATTTCTTCTCCACCCAAAGCCGATCGCATAGAGCTTTAACTGATCTCTCAGTCCCACATTCAGACAGTAATTTAGAAGCGATTGTTCTTTTAGCCGCAACTGATGAATAAAGCATTTTTATCAGTGTATCTTCACTGTACCCTTTAAAGGGAGCGAGTTCATCATCCCCGATTTCACCTCTGCCTCTTCTATCGTTTACCATCGTGTTGCCTGATCCAATTGTTTTTAGCGGATAACTACGTTATTATCTCAGGAAAATATATCTTCCCTGTATTGTTACAGGAGCTTTTGAGATATTAGTGCATAGGAGTTTTGCTGAGCTTATTCAATTTCCCTTTCCTGCAAAACTGTCCCGAAGGCTAACACATACCCCCTATTGTACCTTTGGGCAGCATTTGTTTTAATACTTGTCTCCCAAAAAAGAGTCCCTCTAATGCCAGTTTATACAACCCCTTACAGCTACTCCAAGGCTTAAAATGTTCTTAGTTTGAACTATTTAACAAAAAATTTAAACGAAACTCTTTACACCCTGGGTATAATTTGATATAATGATTGTAAGAATTTACTGCTGGTTTTTTGGATAGACTTCCATCTTCCTGACAGAGGGCCATAAGCGATTGTTTAAGCGCTTCAAAATTCGCTGGTGCTTGCAAGAGAAGGTAACATGTGATAAACATAATTGCCACATTTCTGTTCAGTTTTATGACTGTGTTCAGAGCTAAGCAGAAAAACCTTTGATTTTTTGTGATGAAGATGACATCCAGAAGCAAAGGAGATAAGGGGTTTGGGCAAAAAGGAAAATATATGGGAAATGAGACTAATCCAATCATAAACAACCCTATTATGGGCTATGCTCACCACCGTATTATTCTAAACGATATGGGGATTCCCATAGATTATGAGTTTTTAGAAGTAAACAGGGCATTTGAAACTATCACCGGATTAAAACGAGAGGAACTGATCGGTTGCACTGTTCGCCAGGTACTTCCCGATATTCAAAAGGATCAGTTCGATTGGATTGGCTGTTATGGTGAAGTGGCACTTAAAGGGGGTGAGAGGGTGTTTGAGCAGTACACAATGCCATTTAAGAGGTGGTATAAGGTACATGCTTATAGTCCCCAAAAGTATTTCTTTTCCACCACTTTTGTTGATGTAAGTACAAATCATTTCATAGCAGAAGCATCAAAAGAGATGAGTGCTTATTCAGTGGAAAATGTTGACTACCAAAAAATTGCCGAAACAATGCTTACTCTTTCGGGTGCCAAATATGTGGGATTAAATAAATTTGAAAAGAATGGAAAGAATTTTAGAACGGTTGCCCTGACAGGTGAAAAGGATCATCTGAAAAGGGCCCAAAAAATTCTAAACTCCAGGCTTATAAAAAAAGAGTGGGCATATGACCCAATCCGTGAAAAAAAGACAAAAGATAATAAAACAACCTTTTTTGATAATCTTCATGAGCTTACGGGTGATTCATTACCCGGTTCTTTAATAAAGGTAGTGGAAAAAACCTTTCATTTGGGTAAAGTCGTCGTCGTTAAAGCTATTAAGGATGATACAATCCTGGGAGATTTTACGCTTATCTATGAATCAGAAAAAGAGTTGCAAAACCAGGTTATAGTAGAGGCCTATTCTGATATTACCGGCATGCTTTTTAGCAGAATTTATGCTGAAAATGATTTAAAGAAGCAAAAAGAGGAGCTTGAGTGTTTTTTCTCGATGAACCTTGATCTTTTATGTATTGCCGATCTTAATGGCTACTTTTTAAAAACCAATGAAGCGTGGGGCCAGGTGCTTGGCTACGCGACCGAAGATCTGAACAAAAGAAAGTTTCTTGACTTCGTGCACCCTGATGACCTTAAGCCTACTTTGGAAGCAATACAAGATCTGTCTGAAGGTAAGGATATCCTAAATTTCGTCAACAGATACAAATCTAAAGATGGCAGCTACCGATACATCGAATGGCGGTCTCATCCTAAAGATAATCTTATTTATGCTGCAGCCCGGGATATAACTGAACGAATCACCAATGAAAAAAAAATCCAAAAACAAAATCGGTTCCAGAAAATTGTTACCGATATCTCAGCTCTTTTTACAGGAATTCAGGGACAGCATGAGTTTGATACAAGTGCTAATACAACCTTACAGAAGCTCGGAGATTTTTTTAGTGCAGACCGGGGCTATATTTATCAATTGTCTGAAGACCAGGGTAGGATGAGCAGCACCCATAGATGGTGTTCGGAAAACACTACTTTGCCAATGCTTCATTTTCGGGATATATTGGTGGATTCACTTCCCTGGTGGAAATATCATATAACAGCAGAAGACTTTGTTCATATACCGAGTGTAGAAAAACTGCCCGACGAAGCAAAAGTCGAAAAAAAGAGATTACTATCAAACGGAATCAAATCTGTTCTCACGGTGCCAATGTATGGTGATCGTGGACAATTAAAGGGCTTTTTAGGTTTCGACAAGGTTCGCACTACCTATTGCTGGTCCCAAGAAGCGATCTCCATGCTAAAAGTTATTGGGGGTATCATTGGTAACTCCATAGAACGTATGCGTACTCTGGACAAACTAAAGGAGAGCAAAGAAAAAACAGCAGCAATACTAAGAAGTATGGATGACCTCGTTTTTGTACTTGATCGTAATCTGACTATTAAAAGTATACATCCATTCAAATCCAAACACCTGCTTTTTAAACCCGAATTTTTCCTTGGACAAAGTTTTGATGAAGTTGGGTTCCCCGAACCAGCATATAGCACATTAAAGAAAAGTCTTTCAGAATGTCTGCAATCCAACGATTCCACTTCCGCGCGATATTCTATTGATCTGCCTGCAGGCAGATTCTGGTTTGACGCAAAAATAACTATTCTTAAAGACAAGGATGGTAACACGGCCGGACTAACCTGTGTTATCCGAAACATAACAGACACTATAAAACAGGAACAGGAGTTACTCAGGGAAAAAAGGCAGAGTGAAATATTTTTTAACCAATCTCTTCATGGATTTTTCATAAGTGTATTGGATGAGCCAGTCGAATGGAACGACTGTACCGACAAGGAAAAGGTTTTAGGCTATGTATTAAGTAACCAGCGAATCGTTAGAGTCAACAAGGCTCTGCTTGATCAGTATGGTGCAGATGAAAAGGAACTCATTGGCACTACTGTGGAAGAACTGTTTAAGCATGACATCCTGCATGCCAGAAGCATATACCGTGGGTTACTTGACCGTGGCTCCTGGCATGTAGAAACCATTGAACGAAAGATGGATGGAACACCCATAATTATTGATGGTGACTATATTTGCATGTATGATGAGCAGGGCCGTGTTACAGGACATTTTGGTGTTCAGGTGGATGTAACTCAAAAGAAAAAACAGGAAGAGCAGATCCGCTTTCAAAGCACTATTGTCCAAAACATGACCGATGCTGTTGTAGCCACTGATTTAAACTTCAAAATAACCTATATGAATCAGGCAGCAGAAAATCTTTTCGGTTACTCTCTTGAAGAAGTTAAAGGTGAAAACTTTGGGATATTAAATGCCAAAGCTATGACTCATATCAGTGAGAATAGTTTGTACGATTCTCTGATTAAAGGAAAAGTGTACAAGTCAGAGGCAATTAACAGGCGTAAGGATGGCAGCACATTTAATTGTGAATACAAATTCATGTCCCTGCCAGACAAATTTGGTGAAACTACAGGGTTTGTGGTCATTCAGAACGATGTGACTGCCCAAAGAAAGGCAGAAAAATCTTTACGTGAGAGTGAAGAGAGAATCAAACAGATCATGGCTAACACCCCTGCGGTGATTTATAGTTACAAAATAGACACAAAAGGAAACCGTCACCTTGTTTTTATAAATGATAAGGTCAAAGATATACTTGGTTTTAAACCCGAAAGCTTTATCGGCCATATGGAGTTTTGGGAAAGCCGTATTCATCCTGAAGATCTCAGTAATGTACTGTCAAAAATAGCACGTCTGAAGGACCATCCCAAAACAGAAATTATATACCGTTTCAAGAACAGTAGTGGGCACTGGAGATGGATAATGGACAGACATTGTGTTACAAACAGAAGCGAGCAGGACACCGAAGTTTCAGGAGCATGGTCAGACATCACCGTTCGTAAAGAGTCGGAGGAAGTGCTGCGTGTTTACCAGAGAAGGTTATCGCTTGCCCAGGAATTTGCTCGTGCGGGCACATGGGAATATGATATACAAACATCTTACCTCTACTGGTCTCCTGAATGTGAGGCCTTGTTTGGCCTGAAGAAAGGATCCTTTGATGGAACATTCGATACGTTTCTGTCTTTTGTACACCCTGAAGATAGAGAGCGTGTAGTCAAAACCAGTGAACCTATTAAAATTCTGCAACAGGATACCCCTTTTGAATTTGAGCACAGAATAATAACCCCAAAAGGAGAGATTCGTTGGGTTAGAGAATCAGCAGGTGTTATTCGTGATCAACATAACAAAGCAGTCAAGGTAACCGGGTTTGTCATGGATATTACAGACAAAAAACAGACTGAAAATGAATTACTGCTCGCCAAGGAACAGGCCGAAACCGCTAACAAAGCCAAAAGTGAATTTCTGGCAAATATGAGTCATGAGATCCGTACGCCTCTTAATGGTGTAATTGGCTTTACTGATTTGCTCAAAGATACCCCCCTTACTTCCGCGCAAAAGCAATATGTAGACAAAGCAAATGTCTCCGGACACGCTTTGCTTGGTATCATAAATGACATCCTCGATTTCTCAAAGATTGAGGCTGGTATGATGGAGCTGGAAGTTATCAGAACAGACCTGATAGAACTTATGGAAAACAGCGTGGATATCATAAAATACGCAGCCAGCAGAAAAAACCTTGAAGTGCTGTTAAATATCGACAGTACGATGCCCCGCTTTGCAATGGTAGATCCGGTCCGCCTCAAACAAATTTTTGCCAATCTGCTCGGCAATGCAATTAAGTTTACCGAAAACGGAGAGGTGGAACTGAAAGTAACCTATCAGGAGAAGCAGAAAAACTACGGAAAGCTTGCCTTTTCAGTCCGTGATACGGGAATTGGAATCACTGAAGCACAGAGAGAAAAGCTGTTTAAAGCGTTCTCTCAGGCAGATAGTTCTACCACACGGAAATTTGGGGGGACCGGACTTGGACTAATTATTTCCGATATGATAGCCAAAAAAATGGGCAGTAAAATTAATATCACCAGTACCCATGGTGAAGGAACAACGTTCTACTTT is part of the Chitinispirillales bacterium ANBcel5 genome and harbors:
- a CDS encoding ATP-binding protein — translated: MADCLPTKHTVLILAPAGEDASVLKNVLVKDGLECRVCHSFEELCDRISTGAGAALIAEEVFSMADIARLSEAIDQQPEWSDLPVIVMASIGLTSDKTWAIINTGVRGLNTTILERPVLKRTLLSAVHSALRSRESQYRIAEELKRRREAEASLLSANKELEAFSYSVAHDLRNPLRSIRGIADIIIEDCSQELSEECQDYFRMIHSGAQRMNTIIDDMLALSKISRKQMDISELDLSEMVRSAIGQLKAEHPDRVVTVSIEEGLRVRADRQLMSVALTNLLSNAWKYTAKTERPRVEFGSFVKENEQRVFFIRDNGAGFDMKHAQKLFAPFQRLHADSDFKGTGVGLAIVERVIMRHGGSVWAESESGKGATFFFTLKEGG
- a CDS encoding ATPase domain-containing protein, with the protein product MTEYMKSGISGLDKILQGGLPRDQMYGIYGTSGSGKTTLSLQFLLKGVADKERCLYLCTSETELEIKRIATSHGWSLKGLKIEHISTHFGDKPGPGQTMLYPVEIELPQIVEKLINLIREYSPQRVVIDSLSEIRLLARENSWYQRQLMTLKRFLEPRSCTALLTDTVGEENTILKTIVHGVIEMSRSEPLYGPDRRRIRVEKLRGHPFISGFHDYKIVKGGVRVFPRLISSDYRRKFPPELVSSGIAELDFNLGGGIDRSTCVLLQGAAGTGKSALASQFASAAALRDERTLVFCFDERISTFVKRTRSLGIDIDVYMNDGRIVFNQVDPAELSAGEFTDIIVRSVLNEDISQIIIDSLNGYAYALPDEHFLSVHIHELASFLSVQGVVTFLTMAHHVGFGLSAAEHTFNVSYVADTVINLGYFEHRGEVHKALSVVKKRTGNHQRSIRELYMDSQGVHIGPVLEEFEGIGTGSPKYTGSDLPPKENN
- a CDS encoding PAS domain S-box protein; this encodes MGNETNPIINNPIMGYAHHRIILNDMGIPIDYEFLEVNRAFETITGLKREELIGCTVRQVLPDIQKDQFDWIGCYGEVALKGGERVFEQYTMPFKRWYKVHAYSPQKYFFSTTFVDVSTNHFIAEASKEMSAYSVENVDYQKIAETMLTLSGAKYVGLNKFEKNGKNFRTVALTGEKDHLKRAQKILNSRLIKKEWAYDPIREKKTKDNKTTFFDNLHELTGDSLPGSLIKVVEKTFHLGKVVVVKAIKDDTILGDFTLIYESEKELQNQVIVEAYSDITGMLFSRIYAENDLKKQKEELECFFSMNLDLLCIADLNGYFLKTNEAWGQVLGYATEDLNKRKFLDFVHPDDLKPTLEAIQDLSEGKDILNFVNRYKSKDGSYRYIEWRSHPKDNLIYAAARDITERITNEKKIQKQNRFQKIVTDISALFTGIQGQHEFDTSANTTLQKLGDFFSADRGYIYQLSEDQGRMSSTHRWCSENTTLPMLHFRDILVDSLPWWKYHITAEDFVHIPSVEKLPDEAKVEKKRLLSNGIKSVLTVPMYGDRGQLKGFLGFDKVRTTYCWSQEAISMLKVIGGIIGNSIERMRTLDKLKESKEKTAAILRSMDDLVFVLDRNLTIKSIHPFKSKHLLFKPEFFLGQSFDEVGFPEPAYSTLKKSLSECLQSNDSTSARYSIDLPAGRFWFDAKITILKDKDGNTAGLTCVIRNITDTIKQEQELLREKRQSEIFFNQSLHGFFISVLDEPVEWNDCTDKEKVLGYVLSNQRIVRVNKALLDQYGADEKELIGTTVEELFKHDILHARSIYRGLLDRGSWHVETIERKMDGTPIIIDGDYICMYDEQGRVTGHFGVQVDVTQKKKQEEQIRFQSTIVQNMTDAVVATDLNFKITYMNQAAENLFGYSLEEVKGENFGILNAKAMTHISENSLYDSLIKGKVYKSEAINRRKDGSTFNCEYKFMSLPDKFGETTGFVVIQNDVTAQRKAEKSLRESEERIKQIMANTPAVIYSYKIDTKGNRHLVFINDKVKDILGFKPESFIGHMEFWESRIHPEDLSNVLSKIARLKDHPKTEIIYRFKNSSGHWRWIMDRHCVTNRSEQDTEVSGAWSDITVRKESEEVLRVYQRRLSLAQEFARAGTWEYDIQTSYLYWSPECEALFGLKKGSFDGTFDTFLSFVHPEDRERVVKTSEPIKILQQDTPFEFEHRIITPKGEIRWVRESAGVIRDQHNKAVKVTGFVMDITDKKQTENELLLAKEQAETANKAKSEFLANMSHEIRTPLNGVIGFTDLLKDTPLTSAQKQYVDKANVSGHALLGIINDILDFSKIEAGMMELEVIRTDLIELMENSVDIIKYAASRKNLEVLLNIDSTMPRFAMVDPVRLKQIFANLLGNAIKFTENGEVELKVTYQEKQKNYGKLAFSVRDTGIGITEAQREKLFKAFSQADSSTTRKFGGTGLGLIISDMIAKKMGSKINITSTHGEGTTFYFDLYTETDKGNKQNSTTLKHIKRCLIIDDNENNRLILKHMLSKWRIASETCSSGLEAIKLLEEASSPFDVIISDYNMPHMNGMETIRVIREKLKLTSDIQSVILLHSSSEEALLRKQCDEMGVRFRLTKPVKSDDLFSYLCNLHDSNLTTENRKQSTVSDVAQTSKKAQTEGTFKILIAEDVPLNKIMLTAMLGGLYPNAIVFEAQNGLETVKLYNDQNPDLILMDVQMPEMDGLEATKEIRRQEEQTKKHVPIVALTASALKEERDKCLSTGMDDFLTKPIQQEKLASVINDFIRTKSK